The DNA sequence TGTCCCGCTCCAGGAGGGCCCGTTGCCGGTGCAGGTGGTAGACCCCGTCGCCCAGGGTCTGGACGTGGGCGTGGCGGAGGCGGGCCCCAGGGCGCAGGAGCATCTCCGTGGCGGAGAGGTGAAGGGTGGGCTCGAGGTCGTCCGAGAGGTACTCCTCGATGTAGGTGGCCTGGGCGTTGTCCTCCAGGAAGAGGAGGCTCCGGCCCACCGAGGCCACCTTTCCCCCCTCCAGGACCTTGAAGACCCCCAGGGGCTTCTTTACCTCCACCCCGGCGGGCACGTAGAGGAAGGCTCCGTGGGTGAAGAGGGCGGCGTTTTGCGTGCCGAACTTCTCCTCAAAGCCCAGGACCTGGAAGAGGGCGCCCTCCACCTTCTCGGGGTGGGTCTTCAGGGCGGTCCTGAGGTCGGTGAACACCACCCCCTGGGCCAGGAGCTCCTCGGGGACCTCGCTGTAGACCAGGTCGGGGCCCAGGAAGACCAAAAAGGCCGCGGCGTCCGTCTTCTCCAGCCGGGCCCGCACCGACTTGGGCAGCTCGTCCCGGCCCAGGCGCCGCCCCTTGGGCTCCTCCAGGGGGGCCTCCAGGGGGGCCTGGCTCAGGTCGGTGTACCGCCAGGCCTCGTCCTTCTGCGTGGGGTAGGGGAGGCGGGCGAAGGCCTCCAGGGCCTGGAGCCGCTTTTCCAGAAGCCAGGCCGGCTCGCCCAGGGCCTGGGAAAGGCGGCGCACCTCCGCGGGAGAGTAGGCCAGGGTCTTCATCCGACGGAACCCTCCATCTCGAGCTCGATGAGCCGGTTGAGCTCCACGGCGTACTCCAAAGGCAGCTCCTTGGCGATGGGCTCGATGAAGCCGCGCACGATCAGGGCCGAGGCCTCGTCCTCCTTGAGGCCCCGGGTCTGCAGGTAGAAGATCTGCTCATCGTTGATCTTGCTGACCGTGGCCTCGTGCCCCACGTGGGCGGTCTCCTCGTTGATCTCAATGTAGGGGTAGGTGTCGGTGCGGCTCTCCTCGTCCAGGAGGAGGGCGTCGCACTCCACGTTCACCTTGGCGTGCCGGGCCCCCTCCAGGACCTTGACCAGGCCCCGGTAGCTGGCCCGCCCCTCCCCCTTGGAGATGCTCTTGGAGACGATAGTGCCCGAGGTGTGGGGGGCGG is a window from the Thermus filiformis genome containing:
- the sufD gene encoding Fe-S cluster assembly protein SufD, which produces MKTLAYSPAEVRRLSQALGEPAWLLEKRLQALEAFARLPYPTQKDEAWRYTDLSQAPLEAPLEEPKGRRLGRDELPKSVRARLEKTDAAAFLVFLGPDLVYSEVPEELLAQGVVFTDLRTALKTHPEKVEGALFQVLGFEEKFGTQNAALFTHGAFLYVPAGVEVKKPLGVFKVLEGGKVASVGRSLLFLEDNAQATYIEEYLSDDLEPTLHLSATEMLLRPGARLRHAHVQTLGDGVYHLHRQRALLERDSALNDLVATFGGRLSRAEVASELLGPGAESEMLGLYFAHGEQHFDHYTLQHHVAHHTRSDLLYKGAVKDRAHAVYSGLIRLEPKAQKTDAYQANRNLLLSPTARVDSIPQLEIAANDVRCTHGSTTAPVDEMQLFYLQSRGLSRSLAQELLVKAHLADVLTRIPLEALRLHLEAVIEEKVRL